In the Candidatus Tanganyikabacteria bacterium genome, one interval contains:
- a CDS encoding type II toxin-antitoxin system RelE/ParE family toxin has product MTRRVIRSLASLSVPPGNRLEAPQGDRSGQHSIRINDRWRMCFVWNDADAHDVEIVDYH; this is encoded by the coding sequence ATTACGCGACGCGTAATACGGTCACTGGCCAGTCTCTCGGTTCCGCCGGGCAACCGGCTGGAGGCCCCCCAGGGTGACCGCTCCGGGCAGCACAGCATCAGAATCAACGACCGATGGCGCATGTGCTTCGTGTGGAACGACGCTGACGCCCACGACGTCGAGATCGTGGACTACCACTAG